One Methylobacterium sp. 77 DNA window includes the following coding sequences:
- the nadC gene encoding carboxylating nicotinate-nucleotide diphosphorylase encodes MSADFLVPLPRLLVEPIVRAALLEDLGRAGDITTDAIVPAEARLSGVIAARQAGVISGVDAAVIAFALIDPSVSVIVERGDGARVSPGDVVIRLDGPARAILTAERVALNLLCRMSGVATATADLVEAARPHGKARIVCTRKTTPGLRSLEKHAVRAGGGSNHRYGLDDAVLIKDNHVAVARGIVPAIERARAYSGHLVKIEIEVDTLEQLAEALSVRADAVLLDNMSPDQLREAVRMIDGRAIAEASGRINRDTVGAIAASGVDLISSGWITHSAPIIDLGLDAV; translated from the coding sequence ATGAGCGCCGACTTCCTCGTCCCCCTCCCCCGCCTGCTCGTCGAGCCGATCGTACGCGCGGCATTGCTCGAAGATCTGGGCCGGGCCGGCGACATCACGACAGACGCGATCGTTCCGGCCGAAGCGCGCCTCTCGGGCGTGATCGCGGCACGGCAGGCCGGCGTGATCTCCGGTGTCGATGCGGCGGTGATCGCGTTCGCGCTGATCGATCCGTCCGTATCCGTGATCGTCGAGCGCGGCGACGGCGCACGGGTCTCGCCCGGCGACGTGGTCATCCGCCTCGACGGACCGGCGCGCGCGATCCTCACCGCCGAGCGCGTCGCGCTGAACCTGCTGTGCCGGATGTCGGGTGTGGCCACGGCCACCGCCGATCTGGTCGAGGCGGCCCGTCCGCACGGCAAGGCACGGATCGTCTGCACCCGTAAGACCACACCTGGACTTCGCTCGCTGGAGAAGCATGCCGTGCGGGCCGGGGGCGGCTCCAACCATCGTTACGGGCTCGATGACGCCGTGCTGATCAAGGACAACCATGTAGCCGTTGCACGCGGCATCGTACCGGCCATCGAGCGGGCGCGGGCCTATTCCGGCCATTTGGTGAAGATCGAGATCGAGGTCGATACCCTGGAGCAACTCGCGGAAGCCCTTTCGGTGAGGGCCGACGCCGTGCTCCTCGACAACATGAGCCCCGACCAGTTGCGCGAGGCCGTGCGGATGATCGACGGGCGCGCCATCGCCGAAGCGTCGGGTCGGATCAACCGCGACACGGTGGGCGCCATCGCTGCATCCGGCGTCGATCTGATCTCCAGTGGCTGGATCACCCACAGCGCGCCGATCATCGATCTCGGTCTCGACGCGGTCTGA
- a CDS encoding alpha/beta hydrolase encodes MIDHALFDPATIDPETHRLNAEIIAAHAAQADPWSIPIAEVRARRRQGTQASPAMPRSARAETVTIEGPSGPLLLRLIRPDARKWPKLRGAYLHIHRGGWVWGAADEQDPWLERIADACGFVCLSVEYRLAPENPYPAALEDCEAAALWLAGPGKAEFGISALTIGGESAGAHLAVMTLLRLRDRHNLPRAFRGANLNAGFFDLGLTPSVRNWGETRLVVNTKDLTTFANDYVRDGIDRRRPDVSPLYADLAGLPPALFSVGTHDPLLDDTLYMSSRWAAAGNGGHTAIYPGGCHVFVRYPGAMTARALELIDRFLMALA; translated from the coding sequence ATGATCGACCACGCCCTCTTCGACCCGGCGACGATCGATCCGGAGACCCATCGGCTCAACGCCGAGATCATCGCCGCCCATGCCGCGCAGGCGGACCCGTGGTCGATTCCGATCGCCGAGGTTCGTGCGCGCCGTCGCCAGGGAACGCAGGCTTCCCCCGCCATGCCACGGAGCGCGCGCGCCGAGACAGTGACGATCGAGGGACCTAGCGGCCCCCTGCTGCTGAGGCTGATCCGTCCCGATGCCAGGAAATGGCCGAAGCTGCGTGGGGCCTACCTCCACATCCACCGTGGCGGATGGGTCTGGGGTGCCGCCGACGAGCAGGATCCTTGGCTGGAACGGATCGCCGATGCCTGCGGCTTCGTCTGCCTTTCCGTCGAGTACCGGCTTGCCCCCGAGAACCCCTACCCGGCGGCTCTCGAGGATTGTGAGGCGGCGGCGCTCTGGCTCGCCGGTCCCGGCAAGGCCGAATTCGGCATCTCTGCGCTGACCATCGGCGGTGAATCCGCCGGCGCCCATCTTGCGGTGATGACGCTGCTGCGCCTCCGCGACCGGCACAACCTCCCCCGCGCCTTTCGCGGCGCCAACCTCAATGCCGGTTTCTTCGATCTCGGCCTCACCCCTAGCGTGCGCAACTGGGGCGAAACACGCCTCGTGGTGAACACGAAGGATCTGACCACCTTCGCCAACGACTACGTCCGCGACGGCATCGACCGGCGCCGTCCCGACGTTTCGCCGCTCTATGCCGACCTCGCGGGCCTGCCGCCGGCCCTGTTCTCGGTGGGCACCCACGATCCGCTTCTGGACGATACGCTCTACATGTCGTCCCGCTGGGCTGCAGCCGGCAATGGCGGCCATACCGCGATCTATCCCGGCGGCTGCCATGTCTTCGTGCGCTATCCCGGCGCCATGACCGCACGTGCCCTGGAACTGATCGACCGGTTCCTGATGGCCCTCGCTTGA
- a CDS encoding L,D-transpeptidase, producing the protein MRRIAPALSGLVCMVGAWASPAAAYEIDPLTRQPLDNALVLRVRPQAEPAAVAVVAVPTANASLNPADPMASAVPQMSAIQREQVAYTGNFAPGTIVVSTAERRLYYVLGGGQALRYGVGVGRPGFTWGGTQTITMKREWPDWRPPAEMLRRRPDLPRFMKGGIENPLGARAMYLGGSIYRIHGSNEPETIGTAVSSGCIRMTNDDVADLYTRAKVGAKVIVQR; encoded by the coding sequence ATGCGCCGTATCGCCCCCGCCCTGTCCGGGCTCGTCTGCATGGTTGGTGCCTGGGCATCGCCTGCCGCCGCCTACGAAATCGATCCTCTTACCCGCCAGCCCCTCGACAATGCGCTGGTGCTGCGCGTGCGTCCGCAGGCTGAGCCCGCTGCCGTCGCCGTGGTCGCGGTGCCTACAGCGAACGCCTCGCTCAACCCGGCCGACCCGATGGCCTCGGCCGTGCCGCAGATGTCGGCGATCCAGCGCGAGCAGGTCGCCTATACCGGCAATTTCGCCCCCGGCACCATCGTCGTCTCCACGGCCGAGCGCCGGCTGTACTACGTGCTCGGCGGCGGTCAGGCCCTCCGCTACGGCGTGGGCGTCGGTCGTCCCGGCTTCACCTGGGGTGGCACGCAGACCATCACGATGAAGCGCGAATGGCCCGATTGGCGTCCCCCGGCCGAGATGCTGCGCCGCCGCCCCGACCTGCCGCGATTCATGAAGGGCGGCATCGAGAACCCGCTCGGCGCCCGCGCCATGTATCTCGGCGGCTCGATCTATCGCATTCACGGCTCCAATGAGCCTGAGACGATCGGAACGGCCGTTTCCTCGGGCTGCATCCGCATGACCAACGACGACGTGGCCGACCTCTACACCCGGGCCAAGGTCGGCGCGAAGGTCATCGTCCAGCGCTGA
- a CDS encoding DUF6460 domain-containing protein, translating to MIVDNDPRRQGPYQGRQHAGNAYSDLEPRSPLRRFLGGSPMAVLVKLVFLSILVGAIMAMLGITPGLLFWQIYDAGRALIDLGFETFHDFGRWILAGAVVVVPLWLLSRFLSVSK from the coding sequence ATGATCGTCGATAACGACCCGCGCCGACAGGGACCCTATCAGGGCCGCCAGCATGCCGGGAATGCCTATTCCGATCTGGAGCCGCGTTCGCCCTTACGCCGCTTCCTCGGTGGCTCGCCCATGGCGGTGCTGGTGAAGCTGGTATTCCTGTCGATCCTGGTCGGCGCCATCATGGCGATGCTTGGAATCACGCCCGGCCTGCTGTTCTGGCAGATCTACGATGCGGGTCGCGCGCTCATCGACCTCGGATTCGAGACCTTTCACGATTTCGGCCGGTGGATCCTCGCCGGCGCCGTGGTCGTCGTCCCGCTGTGGCTGCTATCGCGATTTCTGTCGGTGTCGAAATAG